One genomic region from Gemmatimonadota bacterium encodes:
- a CDS encoding GvpL/GvpF family gas vesicle protein, with translation MSDDRMSALDASLFDASSESDAASDSLAVAPAEGKYVYCIIRHQTPRDFGDIGIGGSARVYTVHHEDLAAVVSDTPIVIYDPTRENVLAHEFVNETVMREFTVIPMSFGTVFRSEEDVGQLLRSTYEAFTDVLEKMKDKIEFGVQIRWDRDRVVESIEQDNDEIRKLKDEITRNASSSTYFARMQLGRLIEGALEDSASRYVATVHEELKRVSVASRSNKVIGDRMIMNAAFLVNRSGEKAFDEVVKELSRRYEHLLAFKYTGPWPPYNFVNIKLKLEKAN, from the coding sequence TTGAGTGACGACAGAATGAGCGCGCTCGACGCATCGCTTTTCGACGCCAGCAGCGAATCCGACGCGGCGAGCGATTCGCTCGCCGTCGCGCCGGCCGAGGGCAAGTATGTCTACTGCATCATCCGGCATCAGACTCCGCGGGATTTCGGTGACATAGGCATCGGCGGAAGCGCCCGCGTTTACACCGTCCATCATGAGGATCTGGCCGCCGTGGTCAGCGACACGCCGATCGTGATCTACGATCCGACGCGTGAGAACGTGCTCGCACACGAATTCGTGAATGAAACGGTGATGCGCGAGTTCACCGTCATCCCGATGTCGTTCGGAACGGTCTTCCGGTCTGAAGAGGATGTGGGACAGCTGCTTCGCTCCACGTACGAAGCGTTCACCGACGTTCTCGAAAAGATGAAGGACAAGATCGAATTCGGTGTGCAGATCCGCTGGGATCGCGACCGCGTCGTCGAGAGCATCGAGCAGGACAATGACGAGATTCGAAAGCTGAAGGACGAGATCACGCGCAACGCGTCGTCATCCACGTATTTCGCTCGCATGCAGCTCGGGCGCTTGATCGAGGGCGCGCTGGAAGACTCCGCCAGCCGGTACGTCGCCACCGTACACGAGGAGCTCAAGCGGGTTTCAGTCGCGAGCAGGAGCAACAAGGTCATAGGCGACCGGATGATCATGAACGCCGCGTTTCTGGTGAACCGATCGGGTGAGAAGGCGTTCGATGAAGTCGTTAAGGAGCTCAGCCGTCGCTACGAGCACCTGCTCGCGTTCAAGTACACCGGACCGTGGCCGCCGTACAATTTCGTCAACATCAAGCTCAAGCTGGAGAAGGCCAACTAG
- a CDS encoding gas vesicle protein GvpG — MGLLSSILLAPFIGPWDGTMWTLDKVRRAVEDELTDDSTIKEDLMRLQLELEAGDIDEDEYLEREKAIMLRLREVRAWREQLGMSVGGGPVRVARDDDNAR, encoded by the coding sequence ATGGGGTTGCTGTCGTCCATCCTCCTTGCACCATTCATCGGGCCGTGGGACGGCACGATGTGGACGCTGGACAAGGTGCGTCGCGCGGTCGAGGACGAGCTGACGGACGACTCCACGATCAAGGAAGACCTGATGCGCCTGCAACTGGAGCTCGAGGCTGGTGACATCGACGAGGATGAATATCTGGAGCGCGAGAAGGCGATAATGCTGCGCCTGCGCGAGGTGCGTGCGTGGCGCGAGCAGTTGGGAATGTCAGTCGGTGGTGGCCCCGTGCGCGTCGCGCGTGACGACGACAACGCGCGTTGA
- a CDS encoding GvpL/GvpF family gas vesicle protein: protein MTGTVEYVYCVVPATFVLSNAPRGIDRAPVRSIVRADVAALVTALDADEYSGDAPSERMGDPEWLTPRAVAHDAVITWAADRGAVVPFSMWAMFSDERAVSEMLDDRHDEFRAMLDRVSGARELCVRISADQAALANAAEQMDDRLGELERQADVASPGQAYLLRRKLTELRRSATRDAGSRIAELAHAALSDCSRESVARGGSVSNEAGVLLDGAYLVDNEHYDSFRSALTELIATYGRAGLSFDFTGPWPPYHFVRGR, encoded by the coding sequence TTGACGGGGACGGTCGAGTATGTCTACTGCGTCGTTCCGGCGACGTTCGTGCTGAGTAACGCACCGCGTGGGATCGATCGCGCTCCGGTTCGAAGCATCGTGCGCGCCGATGTCGCCGCGCTCGTGACGGCGCTTGACGCAGACGAGTACTCCGGCGATGCGCCGTCGGAGCGTATGGGGGATCCGGAATGGCTCACGCCCCGGGCCGTCGCGCACGACGCGGTCATCACGTGGGCCGCGGACCGCGGCGCCGTCGTGCCTTTTTCGATGTGGGCGATGTTCAGCGATGAGCGCGCCGTGTCGGAGATGCTGGACGACAGGCATGATGAGTTTCGTGCGATGCTGGATCGAGTGAGTGGTGCACGCGAGCTATGCGTGCGCATCTCCGCCGATCAGGCCGCGCTCGCGAATGCCGCTGAGCAGATGGATGACAGGCTGGGCGAGCTCGAGCGTCAGGCCGACGTCGCCTCGCCGGGCCAGGCGTACCTTCTGCGCAGGAAACTCACGGAGCTGCGCCGATCCGCGACCCGCGATGCGGGGTCGCGAATAGCGGAGCTTGCACACGCCGCGCTGTCCGATTGCTCGCGCGAAAGCGTGGCGCGCGGCGGCTCGGTATCGAACGAGGCAGGGGTGCTCCTGGACGGCGCGTATCTGGTCGACAACGAGCACTACGATTCGTTCAGATCTGCCCTGACCGAACTCATCGCGACATACGGGCGGGCTGGATTGAGTTTTGATTTCACCGGACCGTGGCCGCCCTACCACTTCGTCCGTGGTCGCTGA